The DNA sequence GAAGTCACCGAGGATTAACAAGCGGCAGTACAACGTCTATGTGATCCAGTACCGCCCAGAGGATGAATCAGCCGAGGAATAAATCTCACACATGAGAGAAATAATGTTGGTTCAGTTGGTTCAGTTGGTTCAATTTGTAAAGGATAATGATTTTTAAGGATTTTAATTCAGAAAATGAACCAACACTGAACCAACAAACGGCTTTTTTGAACCAACAAATTTACCTGCCAGCCTGATAACGTGAGAATCTGTAGCTCATAGGCGGCCCGGAAAAGCAGCTTCTTACTGGCTGGAAGAATGTGACGGGTACGATAAACCGGTATCAGCACATCCATTAACAACCTGTTGAAATGTAAAAAATACCGTCAGGCTAGAATGATTCTTATCAAGACGAAGAGAGGGGAAGGGCTCCTGGCCTATCTGGATTCGGTTGGCGTCTGGACTATTGGCGTAGGTCATACCGGTACTGTGGACGGCAAGCCGATAGCAAAAGGAATGACAATTACGCCAGCGCAGTCCAACATTCTGCTGTTAAGCGATCTGGCCTGGGTAGAATCAGCCATTAATGGCAATGTGAAAGTCCCGCTGAAGCAAAAC is a window from the Pantoea sp. CCBC3-3-1 genome containing:
- a CDS encoding lysozyme, with product MILIKTKRGEGLLAYLDSVGVWTIGVGHTGTVDGKPIAKGMTITPAQSNILLLSDLAWVESAINGNVKVPLKQNQYDALCSFVFNVGLTAFVNSTLLKKLNRKDYKGAADQLLQWKRAGSIADLLLQRRKRERELFIT